The following coding sequences are from one Vulgatibacter sp. window:
- a CDS encoding YgfZ/GcvT domain-containing protein, with protein sequence MRNLLLHDIHEKAGARLGARAGAELVLGYGPIESEWRALQSAAVLVDRSHRALLAVQGPEARLYLHGMVTNEVKALRAGQGNRAAVINARGKMLGEGTIIARENDELLVDLDPEAHEPVALHLDQFLVSEDCTLHDLTGVLAAFGVYGPRAGEVIEAVMGGTPPELPLHHHVDGAFLGGPAMLLAAAPAGVAGWELWVPAANAQAAWEQLLAALEEAGGVPAGDEVLEAARVHNVVPRYGADMDENTIPLEANREEAISYTKGCYVGQEVIAKATYRGQVRRKLARLVVPAGTKPGASLVEGEKVVGTLTSVLDPDPAGGPPRALGYVRRDRLQLGARLALEGGGAAELDWVPPVKEE encoded by the coding sequence ATGCGCAACCTCCTCCTCCACGACATCCACGAAAAGGCGGGCGCCAGGCTGGGCGCCCGTGCCGGCGCCGAGCTCGTCCTCGGCTACGGGCCCATCGAATCGGAGTGGCGCGCGCTGCAGAGCGCTGCGGTCCTCGTCGACCGCTCCCACCGCGCGCTGCTCGCGGTGCAGGGCCCCGAGGCGCGGCTCTACCTCCACGGCATGGTGACCAACGAGGTGAAGGCGCTGCGGGCGGGGCAGGGCAACCGCGCCGCCGTGATCAATGCGCGGGGCAAGATGCTCGGCGAGGGAACCATCATCGCCAGGGAGAACGACGAGCTCCTCGTCGATCTCGATCCCGAGGCGCACGAGCCGGTGGCGCTGCATCTCGATCAGTTTCTGGTCTCCGAGGATTGCACGCTCCACGATCTCACCGGCGTGCTGGCTGCGTTCGGTGTCTACGGGCCGCGGGCCGGCGAGGTGATCGAGGCGGTGATGGGCGGGACGCCGCCAGAGCTGCCGCTCCACCACCATGTCGACGGGGCCTTCCTCGGCGGACCGGCGATGCTCCTCGCCGCAGCGCCTGCAGGTGTTGCCGGCTGGGAGCTCTGGGTGCCCGCAGCCAACGCGCAGGCAGCGTGGGAGCAGCTCCTCGCAGCGTTGGAAGAGGCGGGTGGGGTGCCAGCAGGCGACGAGGTCCTCGAGGCGGCGCGGGTGCACAACGTCGTGCCCCGCTACGGCGCCGACATGGACGAGAACACCATTCCCCTCGAGGCCAACCGCGAGGAGGCGATCAGCTACACCAAGGGCTGCTACGTCGGGCAGGAGGTGATCGCCAAGGCCACCTACCGGGGCCAGGTGCGGCGCAAGCTGGCGCGCCTCGTGGTGCCCGCCGGGACGAAGCCCGGCGCCTCGCTGGTCGAGGGGGAGAAGGTGGTGGGCACGCTGACCAGCGTGCTCGATCCCGATCCCGCCGGTGGTCCACCCCGCGCGCTGGGGTACGTGCGAAGGGACCGGTTGCAGCTCGGCGCGCGCCTCGCCCTCGAGGGCGGCGGTGCGGCCGAGCTCGACTGGGTCCCGCCGGTGAAGGAGGAATGA
- a CDS encoding (2Fe-2S) ferredoxin domain-containing protein gives MQSKFKRHFFVCQTRRPEGGKPSCGNRGSEDLLNQLMEALGERPELWDEVAVTPTGCLGPCFDGPTMVVYPEGFWYAPVKPEDVQEIVESHLVAGTPVERLRYRWP, from the coding sequence GTGCAGAGCAAGTTCAAGCGTCACTTCTTCGTTTGCCAGACCCGCCGGCCGGAGGGAGGCAAGCCCTCCTGCGGGAACCGCGGGAGCGAGGACCTGCTCAACCAGCTCATGGAAGCCCTCGGTGAGAGGCCCGAGCTCTGGGACGAGGTGGCGGTGACTCCCACCGGTTGCCTGGGGCCCTGCTTCGACGGGCCGACGATGGTCGTCTACCCCGAGGGTTTCTGGTACGCGCCGGTCAAGCCGGAGGACGTGCAGGAGATCGTCGAGAGCCATCTCGTCGCTGGCACGCCCGTCGAGCGCCTGCGCTACCGCTGGCCCTGA
- a CDS encoding isocitrate dehydrogenase (NAD(+)), translating to MAHKVTYIPGDGIGPEVVEAAIEVVDATGVKIEWERGDAGAEVEVREGSNLPTSTLEQIIKNDAALKGPTATAVGKGSKSANVTLRKSLDLYANLRPVRNLPGVKTRYDNVDLVVVRENTEDLYTGLEHIVVPGVVEAIKIITEKASTRIARFAFDYARKHKRRMVTSVHKANIMKLSDGLFIECCRKVARSYPEIEYNELIIDNCCMQLVRDPTRYDVLVLPNLYGDIVSDLCAGLVGGLGVVPGANIGDTNAVFEAVHGTAPDIAGRGVANPTALLLSAEMMLNHLGEDAAAQRLRGAIERVMTEGKSLTPDLGGSAKTKEFVAALKGAMQ from the coding sequence ATGGCGCACAAGGTGACCTATATCCCCGGCGACGGGATCGGACCCGAGGTGGTGGAGGCGGCGATCGAGGTCGTCGACGCCACGGGGGTGAAGATCGAGTGGGAGCGCGGCGACGCCGGCGCCGAGGTCGAGGTCCGCGAGGGCTCGAACCTTCCCACCTCCACCCTCGAGCAGATCATCAAGAACGACGCGGCGCTCAAGGGCCCCACTGCCACCGCGGTGGGCAAGGGCTCGAAGAGCGCGAACGTCACCCTGCGCAAGTCGCTCGATCTCTATGCCAACCTGCGGCCGGTCCGGAACCTGCCCGGTGTGAAGACCCGCTACGACAACGTCGATCTCGTGGTCGTCCGCGAGAACACCGAGGACCTCTACACGGGCCTCGAGCACATCGTGGTCCCCGGCGTCGTCGAGGCGATCAAGATCATCACCGAGAAGGCCTCCACGCGGATCGCCCGCTTCGCCTTCGATTATGCGCGCAAGCACAAGCGCCGCATGGTCACGTCGGTGCACAAGGCGAACATCATGAAGCTCTCCGACGGCCTCTTCATCGAGTGCTGTCGGAAGGTGGCGCGGAGCTACCCGGAAATCGAGTACAACGAGCTGATCATCGACAACTGCTGCATGCAGCTCGTCCGTGATCCCACCCGCTACGACGTGCTGGTGCTGCCGAACCTCTACGGCGACATCGTGAGCGATCTCTGCGCGGGCCTGGTCGGCGGCCTCGGTGTGGTCCCGGGCGCCAACATCGGCGACACCAACGCCGTCTTCGAGGCGGTCCACGGCACGGCGCCCGACATCGCCGGCAGGGGCGTCGCCAACCCCACCGCGCTCCTCCTCTCGGCGGAGATGATGCTCAACCACCTCGGTGAGGACGCAGCGGCGCAGCGGCTCCGCGGCGCCATCGAGCGGGTGATGACCGAGGGCAAGTCGCTCACGCCGGACCTCGGCGGCTCGGCGAAGACGAAGGAATTCGTCGCGGCGCTCAAGGGCGCGATGCAGTAG